The Periplaneta americana isolate PAMFEO1 chromosome 2, P.americana_PAMFEO1_priV1, whole genome shotgun sequence genome has a window encoding:
- the Spec2 gene encoding CDC42 small effector protein homolog, translated as MSGYQSGNMAGEMWVQWFSCCINQPAAQQRKRVQQRARRIDRSMIGSPTNFQHTGHIGSGDVDMGNSHLRAIQNQMQSKGGYETAFTTVKAC; from the exons ATGTCAGGCTACCAGTCGGGCAACATGGCGGGGGAGATGTGGGTGCAATGGTTCTCTTGCTGCATAAACCAGCCCGCAGCGCAGCAG AGGAAGCGTGTACAGCAGCGGGCGAGGCGGATCGACCGCTCCATGATCGGGTCGCCTACCAACTTCCAGCACACGGGGCACATCGGCTCGGGGGATGTGGACATGGGCAACTCGCACCTGCGGGCCATCCAGAACCAGATGCAGTCCAAGGGTGGCTACGAGACTGCGTTCACCACTGTCAAG GCGTGCTAA